A single genomic interval of Nonomuraea rubra harbors:
- a CDS encoding AAA family ATPase yields MTGESPEQVIRNVLADLPRHRGVVVDSPPGAGKSTLVVRAAAHIAATGEPLMIVAQTNEQVDDLVARISDKHPHLTVGRLSAGGYVPPLRMLELPGVRVGTRIQDLGDPDIVIATADKWAWIGDRVWPWAIVDEAYQMRSDKLLRIAGLFERALFVGDPGQLDPFSIVDGDRWSGLSWDPLQSAVSVLLRHNPDLPVHRLPVSWRLPASAAPVVSQAFYPFTGFRSGTDHGDRWLELSTGGLGGVHDRALEEAARSGWALLELPNRHTVRTDGEAVQAVAELAGRLLQRGAVAGSEQGERPVTADRIAVGAAHRDQVAAIRAAGLPAEITVDTANRLQGREYDVTIVLHPLSGRRDATAFHLESGRLCVLASRHRHACVVVARAGIAELLDAHPSAEPVQLGVPVKFPDGWEANQSVLEHLARHRV; encoded by the coding sequence GTGACCGGCGAGAGCCCGGAGCAGGTCATCAGGAACGTGCTGGCCGACCTGCCCCGCCATCGCGGCGTGGTCGTCGACTCGCCGCCGGGGGCGGGCAAGTCCACCCTGGTGGTACGGGCGGCGGCGCACATCGCGGCCACCGGCGAGCCGCTGATGATCGTGGCGCAGACCAACGAGCAGGTCGACGACCTGGTGGCCAGGATCAGCGACAAGCACCCGCACCTGACCGTGGGCCGCCTGTCGGCCGGCGGGTACGTGCCGCCGCTGCGCATGCTGGAGCTGCCCGGCGTCCGGGTCGGCACCCGCATCCAGGACCTGGGCGACCCGGACATCGTCATCGCCACGGCCGACAAGTGGGCGTGGATCGGCGACCGGGTGTGGCCGTGGGCGATCGTGGACGAGGCGTACCAGATGCGCTCGGACAAGCTGCTGCGGATCGCGGGGCTGTTCGAGCGGGCGCTGTTCGTGGGGGATCCCGGGCAGCTCGACCCGTTCTCGATCGTGGACGGCGACCGCTGGTCGGGGCTGTCGTGGGACCCGCTGCAGAGCGCGGTGTCGGTGCTGCTGCGGCACAACCCGGACCTGCCGGTGCACCGGCTGCCGGTCTCGTGGCGGCTGCCCGCGTCGGCGGCGCCGGTGGTGTCGCAGGCGTTCTACCCGTTCACCGGGTTCCGTTCTGGCACCGATCACGGGGACCGGTGGCTGGAGCTGTCGACCGGCGGCCTGGGCGGCGTGCACGACCGGGCGCTGGAGGAGGCGGCCCGGTCGGGGTGGGCGCTGCTGGAGCTGCCGAACCGGCACACCGTGCGCACCGACGGCGAGGCCGTCCAGGCGGTGGCGGAGCTGGCCGGGCGGCTGCTGCAGCGGGGCGCGGTGGCCGGCTCCGAGCAGGGCGAACGACCGGTGACGGCGGACCGGATCGCGGTCGGGGCGGCCCACCGGGATCAGGTGGCCGCTATCCGGGCGGCGGGCCTGCCCGCGGAGATCACCGTGGACACGGCCAACCGGCTGCAGGGCCGCGAGTACGACGTGACGATCGTGCTGCACCCGCTGTCGGGCCGCAGGGACGCCACGGCCTTCCACCTGGAGTCGGGGCGGCTGTGCGTGCTGGCGTCCCGGCACCGGCACGCGTGCGTGGTGGTGGCCAGGGCGGGCATCGCCGAGCTGCTGGACGCGCACCCGTCGGCGGAGCCGGTGCAGCTCGGCGTGCCGGTGAAGTTCCCCGACGGCTGGGAGGCCAACCAGTCGGTGCTGGAGCACCTGGCCAGGCACCGCGTCTGA
- a CDS encoding class I SAM-dependent methyltransferase, whose translation MRNTGTGPGPITPDGSPVEFYSRLRAGDEPGIVAQVTPPGGSVLELGSGVGRVTHPLLDLGFDVVAVDESPEMLARVRGTRTVAARVQELRLGERFDTVMLASQLVNTPEDTARHALLAACARHVKRGGAVLIQWMPAEAHDRWHVGMGRQDGDVTITMAAVEEVSPGLFHATMRYTYGSDGGEQVWTQSFSSRRLTDGELALALEAEGLRLDRFLTEDRTWVVAVPA comes from the coding sequence ATGCGGAACACAGGAACGGGCCCCGGCCCGATCACCCCCGACGGATCCCCCGTCGAGTTCTACAGCAGGCTCAGGGCCGGCGACGAGCCCGGGATCGTCGCGCAGGTGACCCCGCCCGGCGGCTCGGTGCTGGAGCTGGGCTCCGGCGTCGGCAGGGTCACCCACCCGCTGCTCGACCTGGGCTTCGACGTGGTGGCCGTGGACGAGTCGCCCGAGATGCTGGCGCGGGTGCGCGGCACCCGCACGGTCGCCGCCCGGGTGCAGGAGCTGCGGCTCGGCGAACGGTTCGACACGGTGATGCTGGCCTCCCAGCTCGTGAACACCCCGGAGGACACCGCCCGGCACGCGCTGCTGGCGGCCTGCGCGCGGCACGTCAAGCGGGGCGGCGCGGTGCTGATCCAGTGGATGCCCGCCGAGGCGCACGACCGCTGGCACGTGGGCATGGGCCGGCAGGACGGCGACGTCACGATCACGATGGCGGCCGTCGAGGAGGTGTCCCCCGGCCTCTTCCACGCGACCATGCGCTACACGTACGGCAGCGACGGCGGGGAGCAGGTGTGGACCCAGTCGTTCTCCTCCAGGCGGCTCACCGACGGGGAGCTGGCCCTCGCGCTGGAGGCCGAGGGGCTGCGGCTGGACCGGTTCCTCACCGAGGACCGTACGTGGGTGGTGGCCGTCCCCGCCTGA
- a CDS encoding GNAT family N-acetyltransferase, with product MHTIRRPRVDDAAAIHALVATCDTAAIGAPDSTLEDIADELVEPGFDLERDGWLARDADGRLDGWAWACRNGDSDLVDVEVIVRPGVSGLAGELWPTVLARAAEQGKERGHDAVTLHIGVYRGDEAKRAQVEELGFEPGTSYHRMRIDHHGPVEPPAALPGLTLHTGEDEEVRREAHLVHQEGFAEHFGFVPIGYEQWYERRQASSATDWSQVTLARLDGRPAAVLIGNNQFALDEGCGYVATLAVLPDYRGRGLGRFLLRHAFAADAARGRKGTILHVDSNNTTPALGLYESAGMRLVMAIDVWQRRLP from the coding sequence ATGCACACCATCCGCCGGCCCCGCGTGGACGACGCCGCGGCCATCCACGCGCTCGTCGCCACGTGCGACACGGCCGCCATCGGCGCCCCCGACTCCACCCTGGAGGACATCGCCGACGAGCTGGTCGAACCGGGCTTCGACCTCGAACGGGACGGCTGGCTGGCCCGCGACGCCGACGGCCGGCTCGACGGCTGGGCCTGGGCGTGCCGCAACGGCGACAGCGACCTCGTCGACGTGGAGGTCATCGTCCGGCCCGGCGTGAGCGGCCTGGCGGGCGAGCTGTGGCCGACGGTTCTGGCCCGTGCGGCCGAGCAGGGCAAGGAACGCGGCCACGACGCCGTCACCCTGCACATCGGCGTCTACCGAGGCGACGAGGCCAAGCGGGCACAGGTGGAGGAGCTGGGCTTCGAGCCGGGCACGAGCTACCACCGCATGCGCATCGACCACCACGGCCCCGTCGAGCCGCCCGCCGCGCTCCCCGGCCTCACCCTGCACACGGGGGAGGACGAGGAGGTGCGGCGCGAGGCGCACCTGGTGCACCAGGAGGGCTTCGCCGAGCACTTCGGCTTCGTCCCGATCGGCTACGAGCAGTGGTACGAGCGCAGGCAGGCCTCCAGCGCGACCGACTGGAGCCAGGTCACGCTGGCCCGCCTCGACGGGCGGCCCGCGGCGGTGCTCATCGGCAACAACCAGTTCGCGCTCGACGAGGGATGCGGCTACGTGGCCACGCTCGCCGTGCTGCCCGACTACCGGGGCAGAGGGCTGGGGCGGTTCCTGCTGAGGCACGCCTTCGCCGCCGACGCCGCCCGCGGCCGCAAGGGCACGATCCTGCACGTCGACTCCAACAACACCACCCCGGCGCTCGGCCTGTACGAGTCGGCGGGCATGCGCCTGGTCATGGCCATCGACGTCTGGCAGCGCCGCCTGCCCTGA
- a CDS encoding ATP-binding protein, producing MVFEFELRCPITADLGLIRDLVRLHGRHSGLPDRRLEDLVLAVNEAVTNVLDHGGKAGLVTARAARGQIVVDVLDFGGLLTHDHLAAAELDRTATHGYGLWMIQHLCDEVALERSERGSLLSLRVRGRSPADGTAPRETRCLEPIGG from the coding sequence ATGGTCTTCGAGTTCGAACTACGGTGTCCCATCACGGCCGACCTCGGCCTGATCAGGGATCTGGTACGCCTGCACGGCCGCCACAGCGGCCTTCCCGACCGGCGGCTCGAGGATCTGGTGCTGGCCGTGAACGAGGCGGTCACCAACGTGCTGGACCACGGCGGCAAGGCGGGCCTCGTCACCGCTCGCGCCGCCCGCGGCCAGATCGTCGTGGACGTGCTCGACTTCGGCGGCCTGCTGACCCACGACCACCTCGCCGCGGCCGAGCTCGACCGCACCGCCACGCACGGCTACGGCCTGTGGATGATCCAGCACCTGTGCGACGAGGTCGCGCTGGAGCGCAGCGAGCGGGGCTCCCTGCTGAGCCTGCGGGTACGCGGCAGGAGCCCGGCGGACGGCACGGCCCCGCGCGAGACCAGGTGCCTGGAGCCGATCGGCGGCTGA